A single genomic interval of Stieleria maiorica harbors:
- a CDS encoding response regulator encodes MSTPPTVLIIEDDPVFRRVLSFTVAKSGLAVETCNDGQAGYERLQQGGIDFIVTDFQMPRCGGVELLQRLDALADYKRPPAILCTAKGLELDSEQLRLDFRLACIMHKPFSPRKLSEVIVRHLEQDGQLNASDAPRVEREFPTLPPLNLSLGLPPGQGIPDPPQGHGDV; translated from the coding sequence ATGTCCACTCCCCCGACCGTGCTGATTATCGAAGACGACCCCGTCTTTCGCCGCGTGCTTAGCTTTACGGTCGCCAAGAGTGGACTCGCCGTCGAGACGTGCAACGACGGTCAAGCCGGATACGAACGCCTGCAGCAGGGCGGCATCGATTTTATCGTCACCGATTTCCAAATGCCGCGTTGTGGCGGAGTCGAACTGCTACAGCGGCTCGATGCACTGGCCGACTACAAACGCCCGCCGGCAATCCTGTGCACCGCCAAGGGCTTGGAACTGGATAGCGAACAGCTGCGGCTGGACTTCCGATTGGCGTGCATCATGCACAAGCCGTTCAGTCCTCGCAAATTGAGTGAAGTGATTGTCCGGCATCTGGAACAGGATGGCCAACTCAACGCGTCGGACGCGCCGCGTGTCGAACGAGAGTTTCCCACCTTGCCGCCGTTGAATCTGTCGCTCGGTTTGCCGCCGGGGCAGGGAATTCCCGATCCGCCTCAGGGCCACGGAGATGTCTAA
- a CDS encoding type II secretion system F family protein: protein MPGDRDAASDFSTSPSFDRFNVGEKSYRSTGSTTPAPRQGTRGNLTAGGLGSPQRQTSPGGVYLFPVSSSTVLLSLNQLAVMSQNGVEIAEAVGHVAGHCQDPRLAASLDAIHLSLSGGMTFSNAVATHGEYFPASLPAMLAAAEATGDVPETLANVCERMRGQLEMRASIVGAMIYPVILIAAASVVMTALILGVLPQFGRVFQSTGRPVPASTQFLLDVGTFGRDYWMILFPVGIAIMAGAFMLRRHALIQRPVGKMLLYAPMIKDAYRPLIAGRYFRTIAAMVRGGVPMLQAVQLTRNTVQDQSWHELLGRVEDNLIDGLSASDALATADFLPTEATQMMATGERTGRVAEVLEDIGRFYEQEGGRKIKRLVVALEPMIILLMGVLVAGIVMSVMLPLLDVSTIQQG, encoded by the coding sequence ATGCCAGGCGATCGTGATGCGGCGTCGGATTTTTCCACGTCGCCGTCTTTCGATCGGTTCAACGTCGGTGAAAAATCGTACCGGTCGACCGGCAGCACGACGCCCGCCCCACGCCAGGGGACTCGGGGCAACTTGACCGCCGGCGGATTGGGATCGCCCCAGCGGCAAACTTCACCAGGCGGCGTCTATTTGTTTCCCGTCTCGTCGTCGACGGTATTGTTGAGTCTGAATCAACTGGCCGTGATGAGTCAAAATGGCGTGGAGATCGCCGAGGCGGTCGGACACGTCGCCGGTCATTGCCAGGATCCGCGATTGGCGGCATCGCTTGACGCGATTCACCTTTCGCTCAGCGGAGGGATGACGTTTTCCAACGCCGTGGCGACGCATGGCGAGTACTTTCCCGCTTCGTTGCCGGCCATGCTGGCAGCGGCCGAAGCAACCGGCGACGTCCCAGAAACGTTGGCCAACGTGTGCGAACGCATGCGGGGACAATTGGAGATGCGGGCGTCGATCGTTGGTGCGATGATCTATCCGGTGATCTTGATTGCCGCCGCGTCGGTGGTGATGACGGCGCTGATTCTGGGCGTGTTGCCCCAATTCGGACGTGTGTTCCAGTCCACGGGGCGGCCCGTTCCCGCATCGACTCAGTTCTTGTTGGATGTCGGCACGTTCGGGCGAGATTACTGGATGATTCTGTTTCCCGTCGGCATCGCGATCATGGCGGGGGCGTTCATGCTTCGACGGCATGCGTTGATTCAGCGACCCGTTGGCAAGATGTTGTTGTACGCGCCGATGATCAAGGACGCCTACCGACCCTTAATCGCCGGACGTTACTTTCGCACCATTGCGGCGATGGTTCGGGGCGGGGTGCCGATGTTGCAAGCGGTTCAATTGACACGAAACACCGTCCAAGACCAGTCGTGGCACGAGTTGCTCGGTCGGGTCGAGGACAATCTGATCGACGGGTTGAGTGCCAGCGACGCTCTCGCCACGGCGGACTTTTTGCCCACCGAAGCAACACAGATGATGGCGACCGGCGAGCGGACCGGACGCGTGGCCGAAGTGCTGGAAGACATCGGTCGGTTTTACGAACAAGAGGGCGGGCGGAAAATCAAACGACTGGTCGTTGCGCTCGAACCGATGATCATTTTGCTGATGGGCGTCTTGGTCGCGGGAATCGTCATGTCGGTCATGCTGCCGCTGTTGGACGTCTCGACCATTCAACAAGGTTGA
- a CDS encoding STAS domain-containing protein, producing MVRLDKHGSVYVVRSEGPLRAETIGPIGEMIGSKLTGGVPAVIVDFSDTPLIDSRGLEWLLDLSDECCRRGGCLRLCSVGELCDDLLRITGVGSSIESFPDLTTALGSFA from the coding sequence ATGGTCCGTCTTGATAAACACGGCAGCGTCTACGTCGTCCGCAGCGAGGGTCCGCTGCGGGCCGAAACGATCGGTCCGATCGGAGAGATGATCGGCAGCAAGCTGACCGGCGGCGTCCCGGCCGTCATCGTCGACTTTAGCGACACCCCGCTGATCGATAGCCGCGGATTGGAGTGGTTGTTGGATCTGAGCGATGAGTGTTGTCGTCGTGGCGGATGTTTGCGGCTGTGCAGCGTCGGCGAATTGTGTGACGACCTGTTGCGAATCACGGGCGTCGGATCCAGCATCGAATCCTTCCCCGATCTGACGACCGCACTCGGCAGTTTCGCTTAA
- the bcp gene encoding thioredoxin-dependent thiol peroxidase, with protein sequence MADWLEPGTKAPAFTLKDDQGNKVKLSDLKGDPVVLYFYPRDDTPGCTKEACAFRDRYDEMKELGAQLFGVSADSAESHAKFRDKYSLPFPLLVDEKHAMLEKYGAWREKNMYGKKSMGIQRSTYLIDADGKVAKVWKRVKVDGHDQQVIDALAEL encoded by the coding sequence ATGGCTGATTGGCTTGAACCCGGTACCAAAGCTCCCGCATTCACCCTGAAAGACGACCAGGGCAACAAGGTCAAGCTGAGCGATCTCAAAGGCGATCCCGTCGTGTTGTATTTCTACCCACGCGATGACACGCCCGGTTGCACCAAAGAGGCCTGCGCGTTTCGTGATCGGTACGATGAAATGAAAGAGTTGGGGGCACAGCTGTTTGGCGTCAGTGCTGATTCGGCCGAAAGCCACGCCAAATTCCGCGACAAGTATTCGTTGCCCTTCCCGCTGTTGGTCGACGAGAAGCACGCGATGCTGGAAAAATATGGGGCTTGGCGCGAGAAGAACATGTACGGCAAGAAATCGATGGGGATCCAGCGCAGCACGTATCTGATCGATGCCGACGGCAAGGTCGCCAAGGTCTGGAAACGCGTGAAGGTCGACGGTCACGACCAGCAGGTGATCGACGCCCTAGCAGAACTGTAA
- a CDS encoding GspE/PulE family protein, with translation MKTSSGPSQSSVGIAPARIVHPSRRPGTERSVQPLGSRLIEAGLIREDQLETALAHQASEEDRLQALAAQEGTDTIGRIKRKHFKRLGEVVAELGLVDEANLLPMLGEQLGVEGVKLREGLIDPVAVSLIPRDYAERYRVLPLMRVRDELTVAMADPQDLAAIDTLADVSGCRIRPVLTLASGIERLLPRCYEDDFAVDSVTADLDVEQLELDSEAIDLDLHGTQQLAEGSPVINLVNYAIIQAVRQGASDIHIEAGKKFTSVRFRIDGALREVMKPRKEMHAAIVSRIKVMAKLDIAEHRQPQDGRLHVRISRRDVDLRVSTLPTVLGEKVVMRVLDRNSVTFDLNSLGLPNASLTSVRRMLSRPHGLVLVTGPTGSGKTTTLYSAIELIKGIERNVITVEDPVEYQLELINQVQVAKETGMTFAQALRSILRQDPDVIMVGEIRDRETAETAIQAALTGHLVLSTLHTNDSAAAITRLMDMGIESFKIAASLVGVIAQRLMRNLCPNCKETYYASTKMLDELHYTGDPRQSFARSRGCGECYESGYRGRTGVYELFEITPDIRTLINQGADLETLRQSRNGPSLLSEGIQLAQDKVTSLEEVGRVALVD, from the coding sequence ATGAAAACCAGCTCGGGTCCCTCCCAATCTTCCGTCGGCATCGCCCCGGCCCGGATCGTGCATCCGTCGCGCCGCCCCGGCACCGAACGCTCGGTCCAGCCGCTCGGCAGCCGCTTGATCGAAGCGGGCTTGATCCGCGAAGACCAGTTGGAAACGGCATTGGCCCACCAGGCCAGCGAAGAGGATCGGTTGCAAGCGTTGGCGGCCCAAGAGGGCACCGACACGATCGGCCGAATCAAGCGAAAACACTTCAAGCGTCTCGGCGAGGTCGTGGCCGAGTTGGGGCTCGTCGACGAGGCCAATCTGCTGCCCATGCTCGGCGAACAGCTGGGGGTGGAAGGCGTCAAACTGCGGGAAGGATTGATCGATCCGGTCGCTGTTTCGTTGATCCCTCGCGACTACGCCGAACGGTATCGTGTCTTGCCGCTGATGCGGGTTCGGGATGAGTTGACCGTCGCGATGGCGGATCCACAGGATCTGGCCGCGATCGATACCCTGGCCGATGTCAGCGGTTGTCGGATCCGCCCGGTGTTGACCCTGGCCAGCGGCATTGAGCGGCTGTTGCCGCGATGCTATGAAGATGACTTCGCCGTCGATTCGGTCACCGCCGACCTTGACGTCGAACAGCTGGAATTGGACAGCGAAGCGATCGACCTGGACCTGCACGGCACCCAGCAGCTGGCCGAAGGCAGCCCGGTGATCAACCTGGTCAATTACGCGATCATCCAGGCCGTCCGACAGGGCGCCAGCGACATCCACATCGAAGCCGGTAAGAAGTTCACCTCCGTACGGTTTCGCATCGACGGTGCACTCCGCGAGGTCATGAAGCCCCGCAAGGAGATGCACGCCGCGATCGTGTCGCGAATCAAGGTCATGGCAAAGCTTGACATCGCCGAACACCGCCAACCACAGGACGGACGGTTGCATGTGCGGATCAGCCGTCGCGACGTCGACCTGCGCGTCAGCACCTTGCCGACCGTGCTGGGCGAAAAGGTGGTGATGCGGGTGCTCGACCGCAACAGCGTCACCTTCGACCTCAACAGTCTGGGCCTGCCCAATGCGTCGTTGACCTCCGTCCGTCGCATGTTGTCGCGGCCGCACGGGTTGGTGTTGGTGACCGGGCCGACCGGAAGCGGAAAAACGACGACGCTTTATTCGGCCATCGAACTGATCAAGGGGATCGAGCGGAACGTGATCACCGTCGAAGACCCGGTCGAATACCAGTTGGAACTGATCAACCAGGTTCAAGTCGCCAAAGAAACCGGGATGACGTTTGCACAGGCCCTGCGGAGCATCCTGCGGCAGGACCCCGATGTGATCATGGTCGGGGAAATCCGCGACCGCGAAACGGCTGAAACGGCGATCCAGGCCGCCCTGACCGGACACCTTGTCCTGAGCACCCTGCACACCAACGACAGCGCCGCGGCGATCACACGTTTGATGGACATGGGGATCGAAAGCTTCAAGATCGCCGCCAGCCTGGTCGGCGTGATCGCACAGCGGTTGATGCGGAACTTGTGTCCGAACTGCAAGGAGACGTATTACGCGTCGACCAAAATGCTGGACGAACTGCACTACACCGGTGACCCGCGGCAAAGCTTTGCGCGCAGTCGCGGATGCGGGGAATGTTACGAATCGGGCTATCGCGGGCGTACCGGGGTCTACGAGCTGTTCGAAATCACCCCGGACATTCGCACGCTGATCAATCAGGGCGCCGATTTGGAAACGCTGCGACAATCCCGCAACGGGCCGTCGTTGTTGAGCGAAGGGATTCAATTGGCCCAGGACAAAGTGACCAGTTTGGAGGAGGTCGGGCGGGTCGCACTGGTCGATTAA
- a CDS encoding type II secretion system protein GspD has protein sequence MRILSLAIIAILCVGMMWCAHAADSKEKRGGDVVVSAPRAIASRNSRPEIANRQRSHGKTTTAREKGRPAPRQQPVLVDSSIVLLRGKSKSVLQAETTPATELRRDPSAGGRSEVEGAATTPKPNATASRKAAPPLIPLPAEIDASAIRLVAAIDESPSGSTAPAALQQSPAARRKMPEMPMGPIAQVQWTARRPAVNQSGRGFSPLMSTPSLPTDLKPLPKSSRSANDLSTATTKKQSAIESSQRSDRNTGVSATMLPQPDTLDLELDRSARSSDFRSASTQPRRPVESTLDRDPAVSNVAPIVGRQRRSTDTSKVIPIAGSTPTQIPVAAAPHVTASQAGGSSQQRTTTRNVLQPTRVPDRLRPVATSRLIPAPEPVGSMPHPTKPSPLKAPFKPSLPIQPTDIGNINAITVAPSPRPQQRQANAEIQSVVHREEVSANEQHGDAIADLVVGALPLPSKRVVQVAAESEEEDVQELEAPVALAPPPTDQKGIAIPLKSAPGTDRATLEKHQDLVTLVANDAELRSVLRMIADHHKLNLVIGPDVTGPVTVSIRGARLDEVLDAILGVAGFHWHQSGNLLYVTGADAASLDPKVQGRRLQVYPLNYVAAADVQPVVTGLLSPVGKAHTSESDAVDQLKTRELLIVEDNEAGHQRVAQYLAQIDVPPRQVLVEAHVLQIDLDDEERYGVNLRGLARIAGAKVILEGSNFAEENPEGPSFAFRINGTDMGHLIEAIHTNTNSRTLASPKVSVVNRQTAKVQIGQRLPYAVATTTQTATIQNVQFLDVGIVLEVTPVITHDDQILMTVLPKVSGGKITESGFPEEDTTQVSTTVLMPDGSGLVIGGLIRETDTQSDAVVPVVGQIPVIKRLFNKRAAESRRNELVVALVTHIMHDANPVREKECLDLQKALPPHAASQLRYSPEIRYSNQ, from the coding sequence ATGCGGATTCTGTCTCTGGCGATCATCGCGATCCTCTGTGTGGGGATGATGTGGTGCGCGCATGCCGCGGATTCCAAAGAAAAGCGGGGCGGCGACGTGGTTGTGTCTGCCCCGAGGGCGATCGCGTCGCGCAATTCCCGACCCGAAATCGCGAATCGGCAGCGATCCCACGGGAAAACAACGACCGCAAGGGAAAAGGGCCGCCCTGCGCCGCGGCAACAGCCTGTCCTCGTCGACTCCTCCATCGTTCTCCTGCGCGGGAAATCCAAATCCGTCTTGCAGGCCGAAACCACGCCGGCGACCGAGTTGCGACGCGATCCTTCGGCGGGCGGGAGAAGCGAAGTCGAGGGGGCCGCGACCACGCCGAAACCGAACGCGACAGCCTCGCGGAAAGCGGCCCCTCCGCTGATTCCCCTGCCGGCAGAGATCGACGCTTCGGCGATTCGGCTGGTTGCCGCAATCGACGAGTCCCCCAGCGGTTCGACCGCGCCTGCGGCGCTGCAGCAATCGCCAGCAGCTCGGCGGAAGATGCCCGAAATGCCGATGGGGCCGATTGCGCAAGTTCAGTGGACCGCTCGCCGGCCCGCGGTCAATCAGTCCGGCCGAGGTTTTTCACCGCTGATGTCGACGCCATCGCTTCCGACCGATTTGAAACCATTGCCAAAGTCGTCCCGATCGGCGAATGATCTGTCGACCGCCACGACAAAGAAACAGTCGGCGATCGAATCGTCGCAGCGGTCGGATCGGAACACCGGCGTCAGCGCGACGATGTTGCCGCAACCCGACACGTTGGATCTGGAACTGGATCGTTCCGCACGATCGTCGGATTTTCGTTCCGCATCCACCCAGCCGCGTCGACCCGTCGAGAGTACGCTTGATCGCGACCCGGCCGTTTCGAACGTTGCCCCCATCGTCGGACGCCAACGAAGATCAACCGACACGTCCAAAGTCATCCCCATCGCGGGAAGCACGCCGACGCAGATCCCCGTCGCGGCCGCACCCCATGTCACCGCTTCCCAGGCGGGCGGATCATCGCAGCAGAGGACGACGACAAGAAACGTCCTGCAGCCCACCCGCGTGCCGGACCGGTTGCGCCCGGTGGCAACGTCGCGGTTGATCCCGGCTCCCGAGCCGGTCGGGTCGATGCCGCACCCGACCAAACCGTCGCCCCTGAAGGCGCCTTTCAAACCATCCCTGCCGATTCAGCCGACGGACATCGGGAATATCAACGCGATCACCGTCGCCCCATCACCGAGGCCCCAGCAACGTCAGGCAAACGCCGAGATCCAATCGGTGGTCCACCGCGAGGAAGTGTCCGCGAATGAACAACACGGAGATGCAATCGCCGACTTAGTTGTCGGGGCGCTCCCCTTGCCGTCCAAACGCGTGGTGCAAGTGGCCGCAGAGTCCGAGGAGGAGGACGTACAGGAATTAGAGGCACCGGTCGCGCTCGCTCCGCCGCCGACCGACCAGAAGGGAATTGCGATTCCGCTCAAGTCCGCGCCGGGAACCGACCGAGCGACGCTGGAAAAACACCAGGATCTGGTCACGCTGGTTGCCAACGACGCCGAGCTTCGCAGCGTGTTGCGAATGATCGCCGACCACCACAAGTTGAATCTGGTGATCGGCCCCGATGTCACCGGGCCGGTCACCGTCAGCATTCGTGGCGCACGTTTGGACGAAGTGCTGGATGCGATTTTGGGTGTCGCCGGATTTCATTGGCATCAATCGGGCAATTTGTTGTACGTCACCGGGGCGGACGCGGCGTCGCTGGACCCCAAGGTCCAGGGGCGACGGCTGCAGGTCTATCCGCTCAACTACGTTGCCGCCGCGGACGTGCAACCGGTCGTCACCGGATTGCTTTCGCCGGTCGGAAAGGCGCACACCAGCGAATCCGATGCCGTGGATCAGCTGAAGACGCGCGAGTTGTTGATCGTCGAAGACAACGAGGCAGGGCACCAACGTGTCGCACAGTATCTGGCCCAAATCGACGTACCGCCACGCCAGGTCCTGGTCGAAGCCCATGTGTTGCAAATCGACTTGGATGACGAGGAACGTTATGGCGTCAATCTGCGTGGATTGGCTCGGATCGCGGGTGCCAAGGTGATTTTGGAAGGATCGAATTTCGCCGAAGAAAACCCCGAGGGGCCGTCGTTCGCGTTCCGGATCAATGGAACCGATATGGGGCACTTGATCGAAGCGATTCACACCAACACCAATTCACGCACATTGGCGTCTCCCAAAGTCAGCGTGGTCAATCGGCAAACGGCAAAGGTGCAAATCGGTCAACGCTTGCCCTACGCCGTCGCCACCACCACGCAGACCGCGACGATTCAAAACGTGCAGTTTTTGGATGTCGGGATCGTGCTGGAGGTCACTCCGGTGATCACACACGACGACCAGATCCTGATGACGGTGCTGCCAAAGGTCTCCGGCGGAAAGATTACCGAAAGCGGCTTTCCGGAGGAGGACACCACCCAGGTTTCGACAACGGTGCTGATGCCCGATGGCAGCGGGCTGGTCATCGGCGGCCTGATCCGTGAAACCGACACCCAAAGCGATGCGGTCGTCCCGGTCGTCGGACAAATCCCCGTCATCAAGCGGCTGTTCAACAAACGCGCCGCCGAGAGCCGCCGCAACGAGTTGGTCGTTGCGTTGGTCACGCACATCATGCACGACGCTAACCCGGTGCGTGAAAAAGAGTGCTTGGATCTGCAAAAAGCTTTGCCGCCACACGCCGCATCGCAGCTTCGCTATTCGCCCGAAATCCGCTACTCGAACCAGTAG
- a CDS encoding type II secretion system protein gives MTRNKRQGFSLIEMVIVILILGIIAAVAAPRMFDTAEQAEINTTRQQLAVLRNAIEMYRAKEGEYPPSGDLKTAMADMLNGPFPVPTFGPVRGLDEVYYDTTTTSAPVVPAPDGTSGWAYKPHNGSLKLNLDPAGTDIGKDW, from the coding sequence ATGACACGCAACAAGCGTCAAGGTTTTTCATTGATCGAAATGGTCATCGTGATTTTGATCCTGGGCATCATCGCCGCAGTCGCAGCTCCGCGGATGTTTGATACCGCCGAACAGGCAGAGATCAACACCACACGTCAACAGCTGGCAGTGCTGCGAAACGCGATCGAAATGTATCGCGCCAAAGAGGGTGAGTACCCGCCCAGCGGCGACTTGAAAACCGCGATGGCGGACATGCTGAACGGCCCGTTTCCGGTGCCGACGTTCGGTCCCGTTCGAGGCCTGGATGAAGTCTATTACGACACCACGACGACCTCCGCCCCGGTGGTCCCGGCACCCGACGGCACGAGTGGATGGGCCTACAAGCCGCACAACGGCAGCTTGAAATTGAATCTGGATCCGGCCGGAACCGACATCGGCAAGGATTGGTGA
- the zwf gene encoding glucose-6-phosphate dehydrogenase — MAHTIVIFGASGDLTSRKLIPALYSLFKKNKLDDVVRIVGVSRSRFENQQFRDSLRESVAKFAGKLFDAQTWDEFSQHVYYQPGDIKDAEDFNALARFLDEIEQGEPSGRLYYLSTMPQLYEEAIRQLGAAGLADDTDGFRRVIIEKPFGTDLATARALNDSIHKVFREDQIYRIDHYLGKETVQNIFALRFANSIFEPIWNRNYVDHVQITVAEEVIIGRRAGYYDNAGILRDMFQNHILQLMMITAMEPPAKYDAALVRDEKVKVLHSVRKMTGADFASNTVRGQYEGYLKEEGVPAGSQTETYAALKLYCDNWRWKGVPFYLRSGKGMSCRTTQIVIQFRHVPHILFGQKTRSPVGNRLVVQIQPAEGIQLHFESKVPESEMKTRTSTLDFDFNQSSKGDMPDAYQRLLLDAVLGDASLFARSDEVELAWGIIDPILAAWRSPAAPELFQYTPGLWGPPEANEWMGNQHHREWFDVCPVLTHP, encoded by the coding sequence ATGGCTCACACGATCGTCATTTTTGGTGCCTCGGGCGACCTGACCAGTCGCAAACTGATCCCCGCACTGTACAGCTTGTTCAAAAAGAACAAGTTGGACGACGTGGTTCGAATCGTCGGGGTCTCACGTTCGCGGTTCGAAAACCAACAGTTTCGCGATTCACTCCGCGAGTCGGTCGCGAAGTTTGCCGGAAAACTTTTCGACGCCCAGACCTGGGACGAGTTCTCTCAGCACGTCTACTACCAGCCGGGCGACATCAAGGACGCCGAGGATTTCAATGCCTTGGCTAGGTTCCTGGACGAAATCGAACAGGGAGAACCATCGGGACGGCTGTACTACCTGTCGACGATGCCCCAGTTGTACGAAGAGGCGATTCGACAGCTCGGTGCCGCCGGGTTGGCCGACGATACCGACGGCTTCCGACGGGTGATCATCGAGAAACCGTTCGGCACCGATCTGGCGACCGCGCGTGCGCTGAACGATTCGATCCACAAGGTCTTCCGCGAAGACCAGATCTATCGGATCGACCACTACCTGGGCAAAGAAACGGTCCAAAACATTTTTGCGCTTCGCTTCGCCAACTCGATCTTCGAACCGATCTGGAACCGCAACTACGTCGATCACGTCCAGATCACGGTCGCCGAGGAGGTGATCATCGGGCGACGGGCCGGCTACTACGACAACGCCGGCATCCTGCGTGATATGTTTCAAAACCATATCCTGCAATTGATGATGATCACGGCGATGGAACCGCCGGCGAAGTACGACGCCGCGTTGGTGCGTGACGAAAAAGTCAAGGTACTGCACAGCGTCCGCAAGATGACCGGTGCGGATTTCGCCTCCAACACCGTCCGTGGCCAATACGAAGGGTATTTGAAGGAAGAGGGCGTGCCGGCCGGCAGTCAAACGGAAACCTATGCGGCGCTGAAGCTGTATTGTGACAACTGGCGCTGGAAAGGCGTCCCGTTTTATCTGCGTAGCGGCAAAGGCATGTCATGCCGAACGACACAAATCGTGATCCAGTTCCGCCACGTGCCCCACATCCTGTTCGGGCAGAAAACCCGCAGCCCGGTCGGCAATCGATTGGTCGTGCAGATCCAGCCGGCCGAAGGGATTCAGCTGCACTTCGAGTCCAAAGTGCCTGAAAGCGAAATGAAAACGCGAACCAGCACGCTGGACTTCGATTTCAACCAATCTTCCAAAGGCGACATGCCGGACGCCTATCAACGCTTGCTGCTCGATGCCGTCCTGGGCGACGCCAGCCTGTTCGCCCGCAGCGATGAAGTCGAATTGGCCTGGGGAATCATCGACCCCATCCTGGCCGCCTGGCGAAGCCCCGCCGCACCGGAGTTGTTCCAATACACGCCCGGATTGTGGGGACCCCCGGAAGCGAACGAGTGGATGGGCAATCAACACCACCGCGAGTGGTTCGACGTCTGCCCCGTGCTGACGCATCCATAG
- a CDS encoding ATP-binding protein translates to MSNSPSSAAFGSGERTAAEVDTVCADRASETNPSAPGQALVTTRIGVLFCVTALCALLCGVAASSLPQLQSFQSLMWVATVAVCSLSGVMSMRSVRTLRTIETELLQSGGKPERWRTVRPIIGQERITEAWNELLREAESASSNRDDRTPASLDQEAITLARAMRGLPAAWVITDLDGRLLFISPPACSLFGLTEDANHIGRDLLDLLGLRAGDESVIAKRQRFLSNVRMIQERHQVAMGGERVHLRIARSRLDGRSGDGEGMAWILTDVTQQELATQSRDQFLLTATHELRTPLNNLQAYAEALQAEENLEIDQQKEFCNVIVSEAHRLGRLVDQLLTVGQMEAGSMVANRHELELLPMVEYAADQMKAQADQKRQRLVTDFAAKLPTVFGDRDKLQAALVNLVGNAVKYTPTAGEIIVRCGVVDNWIRIDIQDNGPGIEEEEQDKVFDKFFRGSHAANSEMRGNGLGLAFTREVARMHGGEVDLDSEVGRGSTFSMRLPIGGHSRSGI, encoded by the coding sequence ATGTCTAATTCCCCATCGTCCGCCGCGTTCGGCAGCGGTGAACGCACGGCGGCGGAAGTCGATACCGTCTGCGCCGATCGAGCGTCCGAAACGAATCCGTCCGCTCCCGGTCAGGCCTTGGTCACCACTCGGATCGGCGTTCTGTTCTGCGTCACCGCCCTGTGCGCGCTGTTATGCGGCGTGGCGGCCAGTTCGCTGCCGCAGCTGCAATCGTTTCAGTCGCTGATGTGGGTGGCGACCGTCGCGGTTTGTTCGCTCAGCGGCGTGATGTCGATGCGTTCGGTCCGCACGCTCCGCACGATCGAAACGGAATTGCTACAAAGCGGCGGCAAACCGGAACGCTGGCGAACAGTCCGCCCGATCATCGGCCAGGAGCGGATCACCGAGGCGTGGAACGAATTGCTGCGCGAAGCCGAGTCGGCATCGAGCAACCGGGACGATCGCACGCCCGCATCGTTGGATCAAGAAGCGATCACGCTGGCCCGCGCCATGCGCGGGCTTCCGGCGGCTTGGGTGATCACGGACTTGGACGGCCGACTGTTGTTTATCAGCCCACCGGCGTGCAGTCTGTTCGGTCTGACCGAAGACGCCAATCACATCGGACGCGACTTGTTGGACCTGCTGGGGCTGCGTGCCGGCGACGAATCGGTGATCGCCAAACGCCAACGGTTTCTCAGCAATGTTCGCATGATCCAAGAACGCCACCAGGTCGCAATGGGCGGAGAGCGCGTGCACCTGCGGATCGCCCGCTCCAGACTGGATGGTCGCAGCGGCGACGGTGAAGGGATGGCGTGGATCTTGACTGATGTGACCCAACAGGAATTGGCAACCCAATCGCGTGATCAGTTTCTGTTGACCGCGACCCACGAGCTGCGTACCCCGCTGAACAACCTGCAAGCCTATGCCGAGGCGCTGCAGGCCGAAGAGAACCTTGAAATCGATCAACAGAAAGAGTTCTGTAACGTGATCGTTTCCGAAGCCCATCGTCTGGGCCGATTGGTCGATCAACTACTGACCGTCGGGCAGATGGAAGCCGGATCGATGGTCGCCAATCGGCACGAGTTGGAATTGTTGCCGATGGTCGAATACGCCGCCGATCAAATGAAAGCCCAGGCCGATCAGAAACGGCAACGTTTGGTCACGGACTTTGCCGCCAAGCTTCCCACGGTCTTCGGTGACCGGGACAAGCTGCAAGCCGCACTGGTCAATCTGGTCGGCAACGCCGTCAAGTACACCCCGACCGCCGGCGAAATCATCGTTCGTTGCGGCGTCGTCGACAACTGGATCCGCATCGACATCCAGGACAACGGCCCTGGAATCGAGGAGGAAGAACAGGACAAGGTGTTCGACAAATTTTTCCGCGGCAGCCATGCGGCCAACAGCGAAATGCGCGGCAACGGATTAGGACTGGCATTCACCCGCGAAGTCGCCCGAATGCATGGCGGCGAAGTCGACCTGGATAGCGAGGTCGGTCGGGGGTCGACGTTCTCGATGCGTTTGCCGATCGGCGGCCATTCACGCAGCGGGATCTAA